The Panicum virgatum strain AP13 chromosome 3N, P.virgatum_v5, whole genome shotgun sequence genome includes the window CCTGGCGAGGAGACGCGCCTGCCGCCGCTCTACGCCGTGAAGCGGGCGGCGCAGTacatgcgcggcggcggcaagtcCATGGCGCACGTCGCGCCGTGCTCCGGCGCCGCGGGAGGCaagcaggccggcggcgggtaCGAGGTGGAGGGGTCGTACCTGCGCCGGTGCTGCACGGTGtacgacgagcggcggcgggcggtggcggaggtgcggCCCAAGGAGGCGGTGGGCTCGGACGTGTTCCGCCTGGTGGTGCAGCCCGGGACGGAGGTGTCGCTGGCCCTGGCCGTCGTCCTCGCGCTCGACCAAATGTTCGGCAAGCCGTCCCTCCTCAGGAGCTGGTCCTCCTAGGCCTAGGCTGTACTAGGCTGTAGGCACCGTGCCATCCCATTTGGCGCAGGCGCTTCGTTTCCCTTTTTGCCCCCAATTGTTTGGCCCGGGAGCAAAGGAACTGCTGCTCATGGCTGCCTTTTTTTTCCGTTCCTCTTTGATATGAAAGCCGATTAACTGGGGTCACACGATGTGAATGTGGATTGAATTCTCATGGTGTGTGTGCGGttttggttctttttttttaccctgCAGTAAACCATGCACCTTGTAAAGAGGGAACAAAGTGTAAATATttcaagaaaaacaaaaaaaaaggtagaTTAGGCCAATTTCCTGTCTCTATTTCTAGGACCCTTTTTctatcccccccccccaaaaaaaagttTTCAGTATAATTTCTCATGCAAAGTCCCAATCGCATTCGAAAAAACACTTATTTTCAGgaaaacaaaacattgccaTGCCCCAAAAAAATCGCTTGGCCATCGTTCCTCCTCTGCCGGTTCAAATTGAGTCCACTCAAAAAGGAGGGGGGACATGCTTAAGCAACACATTTGCTTGTCACCCACTTCATGAGCCCCCCACATACATAGCTACCATGATGAAGTGGCGAGAGAGACTGCACAGTGGATCAGCGCCAAGCGTCGAACCCACCCCGGGGTCGAAATCCTAACCGCCTGGCCGGCACGCGAGACAAACGGTTGGTGAGGTGTGTGCTCCTTTTCTAGGCCGCCACTCCTGGTCGGTCCAGCACGCACTCACCCTCCTCTAGTCGTCTCCCCCAGCCCCAGCGAGGTAGTGATGCGTGTTGAATTCCGGCGCCGAAAGTTGCGCGAccaccgccggagctcgccgacTCGTCGGGCTGGTTGCGTAGTCGTCAACACTAGCACAGTAGCACCGTGCCGTGTGgggcggccggggagggcggtggtggtggagcacATAGACCGCGCCGGGCGCTGCGTAGCTGAGTGATCACCGGATTCAGAGTTTCAGAGCTCGTCTGGAGGGCATGAGCTTTAGCAAACACCCAGCCATCGGTCTGATTCCGGCGTTTCAATTCGCAAACAAGCTTCAGCTCTGATCAACCAAAGTCTATCAATCCCAAATTATCATCACCAAAGAGTTGCACTCGTGCTTGCGTATGCAGTATGGACTCTGGTAAACAAATAACAGGACATCACAAAGGAAGCACCCCACAGAAATTTGTTCTTTAGCTTATTTATTCCTTTACAAAACTGAGACCCATTTTTTCCTTGGTAACTAGCATAGTTAGTCCTTTTCAAGtatggccttgtttagttgcagggtgtaaagtttttgaaagaaaatctttctacatttgaagtactaaacatagattaatcataaaattaattacagaacttgtctgtaaattgcgagacgaatctaacgagcctaattaattcgtcattagaggttgtttactgtagcattattgtagcaatttagcatctaattacggcctaattaggttcactagattcatctcgcgatttataggcaaactgtgcaatgcgttttttatttcgtctagatttaagtctccatacaggtgccggaaatttttttggaattttgaattatgcaactaaacaagggatATTTTGCCTTCAACAACTCACAGACCATGTCACCTCTGTTAGAACCGAGTGATCTGTAAAGCTTAAACAATAAGCTTAACTGTGAATGTACATCaaagcaattaatgaagaaataAATGAAAAAGATAAGAAGAACAGGATGTTTCCATCCCATTCCACCCTGATCGGGGGTGGAAACCGACCTAAGGGATGTCGGTTCCCCAGTGGTCAATGGGCCTATAAATACAGGGGTTGAAAACCCGTTCAGCCTGCCCGATCGGCTGCCCATTGCC containing:
- the LOC120665125 gene encoding protein LURP-one-related 8-like yields the protein MTAKVHPNVAVPYLGQPAAAAADEEPVTLTVWRKSLLFNCRGFTVFDASGNLVYRVDSYASDSRAEVVLMDAAGRAVLTVRRRKVIGLGADQWLVYPGEETRLPPLYAVKRAAQYMRGGGKSMAHVAPCSGAAGGKQAGGGYEVEGSYLRRCCTVYDERRRAVAEVRPKEAVGSDVFRLVVQPGTEVSLALAVVLALDQMFGKPSLLRSWSS